A window of Primulina tabacum isolate GXHZ01 chromosome 4, ASM2559414v2, whole genome shotgun sequence contains these coding sequences:
- the LOC142542668 gene encoding E3 ubiquitin-protein ligase COP1-like — translation MGGGSTSVGALVPTVKSEPVNSSADAPPAQSTPELPPSEERAVDEFDKDVLCPICMQIIKDAFLTACGHSFCYTCIVTHLRNKSDCPCCSHFLTANQLYPNFLLSKLLMKTSARQIAKTASPLEQLRRALEQGCEASVKELESLLLLLAEKKSKMEQEEAETNLQILLGFLQYLKKKKLDELNEVLSDLQYIKEDIHAVERRRIEMYRRRDRYSTKMRMLVDEPASKTVWPSLIDKHGGSTVSRTATAQGLYVVSPGGSQNRKTDSKSPSCHLIPRKDSLGGSDNQNLNQSGLALARKRRVHAQFNELQDCYLQKRRHSATLSREQQEKNSHPSNREGYTEGLEDFQSVLSTFTRYSRLRVIAELRHGDLFHSANIVSSIEFDRDDQLFATAGVSRSIKIFEFSSVVNDPADVQCPVAEMSTRSKLSCLSWNKYTKNHIASSDYEGIVTVWDVATRQSVMEYEEHEKRAWSVDFSRMEPSMLVSGSDDCKVKIWCTKQEASVLNIDMKANICSVKYNPGSSIHVAVGSADHHIHYYDLRKISQPLFIFSGHRKAVSYVKFLSNNELASASTDSTLRLWDVKDNVPLRAFRGHTNEKNFVGLTVNSEYIACGSETNEVFAYHKAISKPSACHKFSSDVDESNEDANYFISAVCWKSDSPTMLTANSQGTIKVLVLAP, via the exons ATGGGAGGCGGAAGTACTTCAGTCGGTGCGCTGGTGCCAACGGTTAAGTCCGAGCCGGTAAATTCCTCAGCCGATGCGCCGCCGGCTCAGTCTACACCGGAGCTGCCTCCGTCGGAGGAACGGGCGGTTGACGAGTTCGATAAAGATGTTTTGTGCCCGATATGTATGCAGATTATTAAGGATGCTTTTTTGACGGCGTGCGGACATAGTTTCTGCTACACGTGTATTGTGACTCATCTTCGGAATAAAAGTGATTGCCCTTGCTGCTCTCATTTTCTCACCGCCAACCAACTCTACCCCAATTTCCTCCTTAGCAAG TTGTTGATGAAAACTTCTGCTCGTCAAATAGCCAAGACCGCCAGTCCTTTGGAACAACTTCGTCGTGCCTTAGAGCAG GGATGTGAAGCATCAGTTAAAGAGCTGGAGAGCCTTTTGTTACTTCTCGCAGAGAAGAAAAGTAAAATGGAGCAAGAAGAAGCTGAGACAAATCTGCAAATTCTGCTCGGCTTTCTGCAgtatttgaaaaagaaaaaactgGATGAGCTCAATGAG GTACTATCTGACCTTCAATATATAAAAGAAGATATACATGCGGTGGAGAGACGACGAATAGAGATGTACCGAAGACGGGATAGATACTCAACCAAAATGAGGATGCTTGTCGATGAACCTGCTTCTAAAACAGTATGGCCATCTTTAATTGATAAGCATGGTGGTTCTACGGTCTCTAGAACTGCTACTGCACAGGGCTTGTACGTTGTGAGTCCAGGAGGTTCACAAAACAGAAAAACTGATTCAAAATCTCCGTCATGTCATTTAATCCCAAGGAAGGATTCTCTTGGTGGTTCAGACAATCAAAATCTTAACCAATCTGGACTTGCATTGGCAAGAAAGAGACGGGTTCATGCACAG TTCAACGAACTTCAAGACTGTTACTTGCAAAAAAGGCGACATTCAGCAACACTATCACGAGAACAGCAAGAAAAAAATTCTCATCCTTCGAACAGGGAAGGGTACACTGAGGGGCTCGAGGATTTTCAGTCTGTTCTATCAACCTTCACACGATATAG TCGGTTGCGGGTTATTGCTGAACTTAGGCATGGAGATCTGTTTCATTCAGCCAATATCGTATCGAG TATAGAATTTGATCGAGATGATCAATTGTTCGCTACTGCTGGAGTATCTCGGAGCATCAAGATTTTTGAGTTCTCATCT GTTGTTAACGATCCAGCCGATGTGCAATGTCCTGTTGCAGAAATGTCAACACGATCAAAACTCAGCTGTTTGAGCTGGAACAAGTATACAAAAAATCACATAGCCAGCAGCGACTATGAAGGCATAGTAACTGTTTGGGATGTGGCTACTCGACAG AGTGTGATGGAGTACGAGGAACACGAAAAGCGTGCCTGGAGTGTTGATTTTTCGCGTATGGAACCTTCAATGCTTGTGTCTGGGAGCGACGATTGCAAG GTCAAAATTTGGTGCACGAAACAGGAGGCAAGTGTTCTTAATATTGACATGAAAGCTAATATATGTTCCGTCAAGTATAATCCTGGATCTAGCATTCATGTAGCT GTTGGTTCTGCAGATCATCACATTCATTATTATGACCTGAGAAAAATCAGCCAACCTTTGTTTATTTTTAGTGGGCATAGGAAGGCGGTCTCATACGTGAAATTTTTATCCAACAATGAACTAGCCTCTGCATCTACAGACAGTACGTTGCGCTTGTGGGATGTCAAGGATAATGTTCCA CTGCGTGCATTCAGGGGCCATACAAATGAAAAGAATTTTGTGGGCCTCACAGTGAATAGCGAATACATCGCGTGTGGCAGTGAAACAAACGAAGTTTTTGCATATCACAAG GCAATTTCTAAACCTTCAGCATGTCACAAATTCAGTTCTGACGTGGATGAATCCAATGAAGATGCAAATTACTTCATCAGTGCAGTATGTTGGAAGAGCGATAGTCCAACTATGCTAACAGCAAACAGTCAAGGGACCATAAAAGTGCTCGTGCTTGCGCCTTGA
- the LOC142542669 gene encoding LOW QUALITY PROTEIN: putative membrane protein At1g16860 (The sequence of the model RefSeq protein was modified relative to this genomic sequence to represent the inferred CDS: inserted 1 base in 1 codon): protein MGTRTGSHQLSNGLFVSGRPEQQSKERQPTMASRAVPYTGGDVKKSGELGKMYGVGEHPHTPTGPPKLPSRPPSSSQHNSGSARSGPNSGPMPPKLSNSGPMNKKSSSSSFSGPLTPIQPTGLITSGPLGSSNSNRRSGQLDAPLAPSSFNKNMYGSAVTSLXEEVKLGYRFSRVVMWVSLVVVVMGLVVGAFLLASVKKAVVLVAAVAALVAALIIIIWNFAYKKYGVLQFLSKYPDAELRGAIDGQYVKVTGVVTCGSVPLETSFQKIPRCVYASSELYEYRGCGAKPRNPKQRFFSWRCSHSEKYVADFYISDFQSGLRALVKAGYGAKVAPFVKPATVVDVTKDNKDLSPNFLHWLSDRGLSSDDHVLRLKEGCIKEGSTVSVMGVVRRHDNVLMIVPPAEPISTGCRWLCFLLPTYIEGLILTCEERQNGEAIPV from the exons ATGGGTACTCGAACCGGCTCGCACCAGTTAAGCAATGGCTTGTTTGTTTCGGGTCGCCCGGAGCAGCAGTCCAAGGAACGGCAGCCGACTATGGCTTCACGCGCCGTCCCATACACCGGTGGTGACGTGAAGAAATCCGGCGAGCTTGGGAAAATGTATGGCGTCGGAGAACACCCGCACACTCCGACGGGTCCGCCGAAGCTTCCGTCCCGTCCTCCGTCATCTTCTCAGCATAACAGTGGATCTGCCAGATCCGGGCCAAATTCCGGCCCCATGCCGCCGAAGCTGTCCAACTCCGGGCCGATGAATAAGAAGTCATCTTCCTCTTCATTCTCGGGTCCTCTGACGCCTATTCAGCCCACGGGCCTCATCACATCGGGCCCGTTGGGCTCTTCTAACTCCAATCGCCGCTCAGGCCAGCTCGACGCGCCTTTAGCACCGAGCTCGTTCAATAAAAACATGTACGGTTCCGCTGTTACTAGCT GGGAGGAGGTGAAGCTAGGGTACAGGTTTTCGAGGGTTGTGATGTGGGTATCCTTGGTGGTGGTTGTTATGGGGCTGGTGGTTGGAGCTTTTCTCCTGGCGTCGGTGAAGAAGGCGGTGGTTTTGGTGGCTGCGGTTGCCGCTTTAGTGGCTGCCTTGATTATTATAATTTGGAATTTCGCGTAtaaaaaatatggggttttaCAGTTTTTAAGTAAGTATCCTGATGCTGAGCTGAGGGGCGCCATCGATGGACAGTACGTCAAGGTCACTGGG GTTGTAACTTGTGGTAGTGTACCTCTTGAAACTTCATTCCAGAAGATACCAAGATGTGTGTATGCTTCCTCGGAATTATATGAATACAGAGGCTGTGGCGCAAAACCGCGGAATCCTAAACAGCGTTTCTTCTCTTGGAGATGCAGTCATTCAGAG AAATATGTGGCAGATTTTTATATATCAGACTTCCAATCAGGGTTAAGAGCTCTAGTAAAAGCAGGTTACGGTGCTAAGGTTGCGCCTTTTGTCAAACCAGCTACAGTTGTCGATGTAACCAAAGATAACAAAGATTTGTCTCCAAACTTTCTGCACTGGCTTTCTGACAGAGGTTTGTCAAGTGATGACCATGTACTGCGCCTTAAAGAAGG CTGTATCAAAGAAGGAAGTACTGTAAGTGTAATGGGGGTTGTTAGACGCCACGACAATGTGCTCATGATCGTTCCACCTGCCGAGCCTATCTCAACAGGCTGCCGCTGGCTCTGTTTCCTTCTCCCAACCTACATCGAAGGCCTTATATTAACATGCGAAGAAAGACAAAATGGCGAGGCGATCCCTGTATAG
- the LOC142542670 gene encoding mitochondrial pyruvate carrier 4-like, with amino-acid sequence MAASKFQALWNHPAGPKTIHFWAPTFKWGISIANLADSTKPPEKVSYPQQIAVTATGLIWSRYSTVITPKNWNLFSVNVVMAGTGIYQLSRKIMHDYSNKEQAAVAKE; translated from the exons ATGGCGGCCTCCAAGTTCCAAGCCCTATGGAATCACCCCGCTGGCCCTAAAACGA TTCATTTCTGGGCACCAACCTTCAAATGGGGCATTAGCATAGCCAATCTTGCCGACTCTACTAAACCACCGGAGAAGGTTTCGTATCCCCAGCAGATAG CTGTTACAGCAACTGGACTTATCTGGTCACGTTATAGCACTGTTATTACCCCG AAGAACTGGAATCTGTTTAGTGTAAACGTTGTGATGGCGGGCACAGGCATTTACCAGCTTTCACGAAAGATAAT GCACGATTATTCAAACAAGGAGCAGGCAGCCGTGGCCAAAGAATGA
- the LOC142541469 gene encoding uncharacterized protein LOC142541469 → MEESAKEALFEGNKSISPSHSFHEYNLELTSYLSSILKWVFLDYSSMWRTGLSWSIFFILNIAVPIVSHFIFFCPDCDVIHQRPYNVIVQSSLSLFAALSFICLTSFGRKYGLRRFLFLDKLRDESEKVRQGYALQLRRSMKLLSAFVLPCFLANCMYQIWWFASGGNKMPYPYNTIPFKIIGCMLLLCSWLYRTLICFLVCVLFRLTCYLQILRLEDFAKVFEHESDVASILIEHLRIRRNLRIISHRFRVFILSTLILVTISQFVSLLVTTEPSSRVIIPTAGELTLCSVTLVTGLLICLRSAAKITHRAQAVTSLAAKWHACATIDPLDALTDDIPTTQIVSAEVAHYPITTANWPDSDNEVGDGDSVLDNTNLVPIFAHTVSYQKRQALVTYFEHNTAGITVCGFMLDRTLLHTIFAIQLSLTLWILNKTIGIS, encoded by the exons ATGGAAGAATCGGCCAAAGAGGCTTTATTTGAAGGAAACAAGTCGATTTCACCAAGTCATTCATTCCACGAATACAACTTGGAGTTAACGAGTTACCTGAGCTCTATCCTGAAATGGGTTTTTCTTGATTATTCTAGTATGTGGAGAACTGGGCTTTCTTGGTccatattttttatactaaataTTGCTGTTCCAATTGTCTCCcactttatatttttttgtccGGACTGTGATGTGATCCACCAGAGGCCTTATAATGTAATCGTCCAGTCTTCACTTTCGCTATTTGCTGCACTTTCTTTCATCTGTCTAACTTCTTTCGGGCGTAAATATGGGCTTCGGAGGTTTCTGTTTCTCGATAAATTGCGTGATGAAAGCGAGAAGGTTCGACAGGGATATGCGCTGCAGCTTCGA AGATCAATGAAGCTGCTTTCAGCGTTTGTTCTCCCCTGTTTCCTTGCCAACTGCATGTACCAGATATGGTGGTTCGCCTCCGGAGGAAACAAAATGCCCTACCCATACAACACGATTCCGTTCAAAATCATCGGATGCATGCTACTGCTGTGCTCGTGGCTCTATCGTACCTTGATATGTTTCCTCGTCTGTGTACTCTTCCGCCTTACGTGTTACCTTCAAATACTAAGGTTAGAGGACTTTGCTAAAGTCTTTGAACACGAATCCGATGTTGCTTCAATCTTGATCGAACATCTTAGGATCAGAAGAAATCTTCGGATCATAAGTCATCGGTTTAGAGTATTCATTTTGTCGACATTAATCTTAGTAACAATAAGCCAGTTTGTTTCCTTGCTCGTTACAACTGAACCGAGCTCCAGAGTCATCATCCCAACAGCTGGAGAACTCACG TTGTGTTCCGTAACTCTGGTAACTGGGCTTCTGATCTGCTTGCGAAGTGCAGCAAAGATAACACATAGAGCTCAGGCGGTTACATCTCTGGCGGCTAAATGGCATGCCTGTGCCACAATCGACCCGTTAGATGCTCTAACTGATGACATCCCAACGACTCAGATTGTTTCAGCTGAAGTGGCACACTATCCGATTACTACTGCCAACTGGCCGGATTCCGATAATGAAGTAGGAGATGGAGATAGCGTGTTGGACAACACAAACTTGGTGCCGATTTTTGCACACACTGTATCTTACCAGAAAAGGCAAGCACTAG TGACATATTTCGAGCACAACACAGCTGGAATCACCGTGTGCGGCTTTATGCTAGACAGGACGTTGTTACACACGATATTTGCGATCCAGCTTTCTCTTACATTGTGGATATTGAACAAGACGATCGGGATTTCTTGA